From a region of the Hemibagrus wyckioides isolate EC202008001 linkage group LG06, SWU_Hwy_1.0, whole genome shotgun sequence genome:
- the LOC131353922 gene encoding uncharacterized protein LOC131353922 isoform X5: MASQGPGRKRTPNRNAVTPEEDALNVIAREAEARLAAKRAARAEAREIRMKELERQQKEIYQVQKKYYGLENLDNKWGDIEQWMEDSERYTRHSQRHVSVSDDEECMSLGSRSNVRLDLDSVGAQTGLSHTSTFNSHKNTKKKKKKTKNSSDISNGYDNDYRTNSSRGSLYESSLCSSSLRSNTRTLSEYSGLLGSSSRASSRASSRCASPVENSSSSGASFLRKAASSSGLRDLDHVTIPDLPNLDEGLDRDFFEKGPSRASTLSAATLTSLGGASSRKGSDSSSVTADTETSLQDIKEIHELKDQIQDVEAKYMQSLKELKDSLAQMEEKYRKAMVSNAQLDNEKSNLIYEVDTLKDSLMELEELLAETRRECEEKSKDLEREKHAHSILQFQFIEQKETLKQSEELLTALEKQKEYSDAIRTERDELRDEVVQLKDILKKHGIVLGPDLCTNGEVEGNVSSGSACTELQHGSSVLGTQELQLFRDENVGGSRGGQFQHQQDFDHEVQENHLPPSVSGSSSESPVVAHYNNGGFGNDFNNSIAKIQNNVEKPQAACEGKAEEISKDNVIIEGMRTDQQEIPLHDNRSETIKEENQDFTEKLPCEIAEKDVVHLDETVVGDSQIKMISDSSPSAKIDTALNSQSASVSGKKKKKKRKNKQKQKQSSDEKAVRSEIGDENENQLAESSSVQTVEENSVCSEEAPINEKVPDNRNVDENIELMHKEAESLELQRPNTGPGSISNQTDCMSSADFFRTADSVKEIKIDVPAYDDPLERTTEELNASIGKYKILSNNGDAELKDIVAVCADFPESGFEVRPEKEETDTTSDVVEMETVDGMIHLDKTYALAETSTVTQLDDAVITNEVSEEGQEIATDTQLDDALVTDEMHEEGQETSTVAQLDDAVITNEVSEEGQVISTVTQLDDAVITNEVSEEGQVISTVTQLDDAVITNEVSKEGQVISTVTQLDDALVTDKVHKLEQDTSTVTQLDDAVITNEVSEEGQETSTVTQLDDALVTDKVPELEQDSSTVTQLDGVLVTDEVPEQGQEISTDTQLDDALVTDEIPEESQEISTVTQLDDALVTDEMHEEGQETSTVTQLDDAVITNEVSEEGQEISTVTQLDDALVTDKVPELEQDTSTVTQLDGVLVTDKIPEERQEISTVTQLDGVLVTDKIPEERQEISTVTQLDGVLVTDEVPEEELETSAVTQLNEAVVADKVPEKEQETSAVKQLDDGLVTAEVPEEEQETYKETQLDDTVVTDEAPKLEQETSTGTQLDDVLFTAEVPEVELETSAVTQLNEAVVANKVAEKEQETSAVKQLDDGLVTAEVPEEKQESQEPTQIDQEFKVEQDEGEVEYGESFECHQEHNNIPDHKVQTDEQNVSAEIAGVTAEQIATTGGNQNESQQHSLTGYEEQGPEGCEETGHFEHSERAKQETSPNDLLPETRELDEVADDVVLQEAGQNMREQEVSEVKEGTSETNKEDAKSGSKKESKKGKGKSKEDCKMS; encoded by the exons GAGGACAGTGAGCGGTATACACGCCACTCACAGAGACATGTTTCG GTGTCAGATGATGAAGAATGTATGTCGTTGGGGAGCAGGAGCAATGTACGG TTGGATTTGGATTCAGTTGGTGCACAGACTGGG TTATCCCATACATCTACGTTTAATTCTCACAAGaacacaaagaagaagaaaaagaagacgaAGAACTCTTCTGATATT AGTAACGGCTACGACAATGATTACAGAACGAATTCCAGTCGG GGATCTTTATATGAAAGCAGTCTCTGCAGTAGCTCTCTGCGCTCCAATACTCGTACT TTGTCAGAGTATAGTGGCCTATTGGGCTCAAGCTCCAGAGCATCATCCAGAGCGAGTTCCAGATGTGCTAGCCCAGTG GAAAATAGCAGCAGCTCAGGGGCCAGTTTTTTACGAAAGGCAGCTAGCAGCAGTGGCCTCAGAGACTTGGATCATGTGACCATTCCTGATCTGCCAAAT TTGGATGAGGGATTGGACAGAGATTTTTTCGAAAAG GGCCCCTCTCGAGCGTCTACTCTATCCGCCGCCACTCTGACTTCACTGGGCGGGGCTTCCTCACGCAAAGGAAGTGACAGTTCCTCTGTCACTGCAGATACAGAGACATCCTTACAGGATATTAAG GAAATTCATGAACTGAAGGATCAGATCCAGGATGTCGAGGCCAAATACATGCAGAGCCTCAAAGAACTCAAG GATTCTTTGGCACAGATGGAGGAGAAATACCGCAAGGCCATGGTGTCTAATGCGCAGTTGGATAATGAGAAATCTAATCTGATATATGAGGTGGATACTTTGAAAGACTCGCTGATGGAGCTAGAAGAGCTTCTTGCTGAGACTCGGCGAGAGTGTGAGGAGAAGAGTAAG GATCTGGAGCGAGAGAAGCATGCCCACAGTATACTGCAGTTTCAGTTCATCGAGCAAAAAGAAACACTGAAGCAAAGTGAAGAGCTGCTGACT GCCTTAGAGAAGCAGAAAGAGTATTCTGATGCCATTCGAACTGAGCGGGATGAGCTCAGGGATGAGGTGGTTCAACtcaaagacattttaaag AAACATGGCATTGTCCTTGGACCAGACCTGTGCACCAATGGAGAAGTGGAAGGAAATGTGAGCAGTGGGTCTGCCTGCACCGAACTGCAGCATGGGAGCAGTGTATTAG GCACTCAGGAGTTGCAGCTGTTTAGAGATGAAAATGTAGGGGGCTCCAGAGGTGGCCAGTTCCAACACCAACAGGATTTTGACCATGAAGTTCAAGAGAATCACCTGCCTCCATCTGTCTCTGGCAGTTCTTCTGAATCTCCTGTAGTAGCACATTATAATAATGGGGGTTTTGGAAATGATTTCAATAACAGCATAGCAAAAATTCAAAACAATGTTGAAAAACCTCAGGCTGCGTGTGAGGGTAAAGCAGAGGAAATTTCAAAAGATAATGTTATTATTGAAGGCATGAGAACAGATCAGCAAGAGATTCCACTGCATGATAACAGAAGTGAGACTATAAAAGAGGAAAATCAAGATTTCACAGAAAAACTCCCATGTGAGATAGCAGAAAAGGATGTAGTCCACCTAGATGAAACTGTAGTTGGAGATTCTCAGATCAAAATGATTTCTGACAGTTCACCATCAGCAAAAATAGACACAGCATTGAATTCCCAAAGTGCCAGTGTttcaggaaaaaagaagaagaaaaaaaggaaaaataaacagaaacaaaagcaGAGCTCCGATGAAAAAGCAGTTCGTTCAGAAATTGGGGATGAGAATGAAAACCAGCTCGCAGAGAGCAGTTCAGTTCAGACAGTAGAGGAAAACTCAGTATGTTCAGAAGAAGCACCCATAAATGAGAAAGTACCAGATAACAGGAATGTTGATGAAAACATAGAGCTGATGCACAAAGAAGCAGAATCTCTAGAACTACAAAGACCTAATACCGGCCCTGGATCAATCAGTAATCAGACTGATTGCATGAGCAGCGCCGATTTTTTCCGAACTGCGGACTCCGTAAAGGAAATTAAGATTGACGTCCCTGCTTACGACGATCCGCTGGAAAGAACTACTGAAGAGTTAAATGCCTCTATTGGCAAATACAAAATCTTAAGCAACAATGGTGATGCTGAGCTGAAAGACATTGTTGCCGTCTGTGCTGATTTTCCTGAATCTGGTTTTGAGGTAAGACCTGAGAAAGAGGAAACTGACACTACCTCAGATGTAGTGGAAATGGAAACAGTTGATGGGATGATTCACCTTGATAAAACATACGCCCTTGCCGAAACATCCACAGTCACGCAGCTGGATGACGCTGTAATTACAAATGAAGTATCCGAAGAGGGGCAAGAAATagccacagacacacagctggATGATGCTTTAGTTACAGATGAAATGCATGAAGAGGGGCAAGAAACATCCACAGTCGCACAGCTGGATGACGCTGTAATTACAAATGAAGTATCTGAAGAGGGGCAAGTAATATCCACAGTCACACAGCTGGATGACGCTGTAATTACAAATGAAGTATCCGAAGAGGGGCAAGTAATATCCACAGTCACACAGCTGGATGACGCTGTAATTACAAATGAAGTATCCAAAGAGGGGCAAGTAATATCCACAGTCACACAGCTGGATGATGCTTTAGTTACAGATAAAGTACACAAACTGGAGCAGGATACTTCCACAGTCACACAGCTGGATGACGCTGTAATTACAAATGAAGTATCTGAAGAGGGGCAAGAAACATCCACAGTCACACAGCTGGATGATGCTTTAGTTACAGATAAAGTACCTGAATTGGAGCAGGATTCTTCCACAGTCACACAGCTGGATGGCGTTTTAGTTACAGATGAAGTGCCTGAACAGGGGCAAGAAAtatccacagacacacagctggATGATGCTTTAGTTACAGATGAAATACCTGAAGAGAGTCAAGAAATATCCACAGTCACACAGCTAGATGATGCTTTAGTTACAGATGAAATGCATGAAGAGGGGCAAGAAACATCCACAGTCACACAGCTGGATGACGCTGTAATTACAAATGAAGTATCCGAAGAGGGGCAAGAAATATCCACGGTCACACAGCTGGATGATGCTTTAGTTACAGATAAAGTACCCGAATTGGAGCAGGATACTTCCACAGTCACACAGCTGGATGGTGTTTTAGTTACAGATAAAATACCTGAAGAGAGGCAAGAAATATCCACAGTCACACAGCTGGATGGTGTTTTAGTTACAGATAAAATACCTGAAGAGAGGCAAGAAATTTCCACAGTCACACAGCTGGATGGTGTTTTAGTTACAGATGAAGTGCCTGAAGAGGAGCTCGAAACATCTGCAGTTACACAGCTGAATGAGGCTGTAGTTGCAGATAAAGTACCTGAAAAGGAGCAAGAAACATCTGCAGTCAAACAGCTGGATGATGGTTTAGTTACAGCTGAAGTACCTGAAGAGGAGCAAGAAACATATAAAGAGACACAGCTGGATGACACTGTAGTTACAGATGAAGCACCCAAATTGGAGCAAGAAACATCCACAGGCACACAGCTGGATGACGTTTTATTTACAGCTGAAGTGCCTGAAGTGGAGCTAGAAACATCTGCAGTTACACAGCTGAATGAGGCTGTAGTTGCAAATAAAGTAGCTGAAAAGGAGCAAGAAACATCTGCAGTCAAACAGCTGGATGATGGTTTAGTTACAGCTGAAGTACCTGAAGAGAAGCAAGAATCACAGGAACCAACACAAATAGATCAGGAATTCAAAGTAGAACAGGATGAAGGTGAGGTAGAGTATGGAGAATCTTTTGAGTGTCATCAAGAACACAATAACATTCCTGACCACAAGgtacagacagatgaacagaatGTCTCAGCAGAGATAGCGGGTGTAACTGCAGAGCAGATAGCCACAACAGGGGGAAATCAGAACGAAAGTCAGCAACACTCTTTAACAGGATATGAGGAACAAGGACCTGAAGGCTGCGAAGAAACGGGGCATTTTGAGCACAGTGAAAGAGCCAAGCAGGAAACAAGTCCTAACGATCTGCTTCCTGAGACACGAGAGTTAGATGAGGTGGCTGATGATGTTGTTCTGCAAGAAGCAGGTCAGAATATGAGAGAGCAGGAAGTCAGTGAAGTCAAAGAGGGTACGTCTGAAACAAACAAGGAGGATGCAAAAAGTGGCTCCAAAAAGGAAAGCAAGAAAGGGAAGGGGAAGAGTAAAGAGGACTGCAAAATGTCCTAA
- the LOC131353922 gene encoding uncharacterized protein LOC131353922 isoform X8: MASQGPGRKRTPNRNAVTPEEDALNVIAREAEARLAAKRAARAEAREIRMKELERQQKEIYQVQKKYYGLENLDNKWGDIEQWMEDSERYTRHSQRHVSVSDDEECMSLGSRSNVRLDLDSVGAQTGLSHTSTFNSHKNTKKKKKKTKNSSDISNGYDNDYRTNSSRGSLYESSLCSSSLRSNTRTLDEGLDRDFFEKGPSRASTLSAATLTSLGGASSRKGSDSSSVTADTETSLQDIKEIHELKDQIQDVEAKYMQSLKELKDSLAQMEEKYRKAMVSNAQLDNEKSNLIYEVDTLKDSLMELEELLAETRRECEEKSKDLEREKHAHSILQFQFIEQKETLKQSEELLTEIRQLHFKQEGFVREISDLQETIEWKDKKIGALEKQKEYSDAIRTERDELRDEVVQLKDILKKHGIVLGPDLCTNGEVEGNVSSGSACTELQHGSSVLGTQELQLFRDENVGGSRGGQFQHQQDFDHEVQENHLPPSVSGSSSESPVVAHYNNGGFGNDFNNSIAKIQNNVEKPQAACEGKAEEISKDNVIIEGMRTDQQEIPLHDNRSETIKEENQDFTEKLPCEIAEKDVVHLDETVVGDSQIKMISDSSPSAKIDTALNSQSASVSGKKKKKKRKNKQKQKQSSDEKAVRSEIGDENENQLAESSSVQTVEENSVCSEEAPINEKVPDNRNVDENIELMHKEAESLELQRPNTGPGSISNQTDCMSSADFFRTADSVKEIKIDVPAYDDPLERTTEELNASIGKYKILSNNGDAELKDIVAVCADFPESGFEVRPEKEETDTTSDVVEMETVDGMIHLDKTYALAETSTVTQLDDAVITNEVSEEGQEIATDTQLDDALVTDEMHEEGQETSTVAQLDDAVITNEVSEEGQVISTVTQLDDAVITNEVSEEGQVISTVTQLDDAVITNEVSKEGQVISTVTQLDDALVTDKVHKLEQDTSTVTQLDDAVITNEVSEEGQETSTVTQLDDALVTDKVPELEQDSSTVTQLDGVLVTDEVPEQGQEISTDTQLDDALVTDEIPEESQEISTVTQLDDALVTDEMHEEGQETSTVTQLDDAVITNEVSEEGQEISTVTQLDDALVTDKVPELEQDTSTVTQLDGVLVTDKIPEERQEISTVTQLDGVLVTDKIPEERQEISTVTQLDGVLVTDEVPEEELETSAVTQLNEAVVADKVPEKEQETSAVKQLDDGLVTAEVPEEEQETYKETQLDDTVVTDEAPKLEQETSTGTQLDDVLFTAEVPEVELETSAVTQLNEAVVANKVAEKEQETSAVKQLDDGLVTAEVPEEKQESQEPTQIDQEFKVEQDEGEVEYGESFECHQEHNNIPDHKVQTDEQNVSAEIAGVTAEQIATTGGNQNESQQHSLTGYEEQGPEGCEETGHFEHSERAKQETSPNDLLPETRELDEVADDVVLQEAGQNMREQEVSEVKEGTSETNKEDAKSGSKKESKKGKGKSKEDCKMS, translated from the exons GAGGACAGTGAGCGGTATACACGCCACTCACAGAGACATGTTTCG GTGTCAGATGATGAAGAATGTATGTCGTTGGGGAGCAGGAGCAATGTACGG TTGGATTTGGATTCAGTTGGTGCACAGACTGGG TTATCCCATACATCTACGTTTAATTCTCACAAGaacacaaagaagaagaaaaagaagacgaAGAACTCTTCTGATATT AGTAACGGCTACGACAATGATTACAGAACGAATTCCAGTCGG GGATCTTTATATGAAAGCAGTCTCTGCAGTAGCTCTCTGCGCTCCAATACTCGTACT TTGGATGAGGGATTGGACAGAGATTTTTTCGAAAAG GGCCCCTCTCGAGCGTCTACTCTATCCGCCGCCACTCTGACTTCACTGGGCGGGGCTTCCTCACGCAAAGGAAGTGACAGTTCCTCTGTCACTGCAGATACAGAGACATCCTTACAGGATATTAAG GAAATTCATGAACTGAAGGATCAGATCCAGGATGTCGAGGCCAAATACATGCAGAGCCTCAAAGAACTCAAG GATTCTTTGGCACAGATGGAGGAGAAATACCGCAAGGCCATGGTGTCTAATGCGCAGTTGGATAATGAGAAATCTAATCTGATATATGAGGTGGATACTTTGAAAGACTCGCTGATGGAGCTAGAAGAGCTTCTTGCTGAGACTCGGCGAGAGTGTGAGGAGAAGAGTAAG GATCTGGAGCGAGAGAAGCATGCCCACAGTATACTGCAGTTTCAGTTCATCGAGCAAAAAGAAACACTGAAGCAAAGTGAAGAGCTGCTGACT GAGATTCGTCAATTACACTTCAAACAAGAGGGCTTTGTTAGGGAGATTTCTGACCTGCAGGAAACTATTGAATGGAAGGATAAGAAAATTGGG GCCTTAGAGAAGCAGAAAGAGTATTCTGATGCCATTCGAACTGAGCGGGATGAGCTCAGGGATGAGGTGGTTCAACtcaaagacattttaaag AAACATGGCATTGTCCTTGGACCAGACCTGTGCACCAATGGAGAAGTGGAAGGAAATGTGAGCAGTGGGTCTGCCTGCACCGAACTGCAGCATGGGAGCAGTGTATTAG GCACTCAGGAGTTGCAGCTGTTTAGAGATGAAAATGTAGGGGGCTCCAGAGGTGGCCAGTTCCAACACCAACAGGATTTTGACCATGAAGTTCAAGAGAATCACCTGCCTCCATCTGTCTCTGGCAGTTCTTCTGAATCTCCTGTAGTAGCACATTATAATAATGGGGGTTTTGGAAATGATTTCAATAACAGCATAGCAAAAATTCAAAACAATGTTGAAAAACCTCAGGCTGCGTGTGAGGGTAAAGCAGAGGAAATTTCAAAAGATAATGTTATTATTGAAGGCATGAGAACAGATCAGCAAGAGATTCCACTGCATGATAACAGAAGTGAGACTATAAAAGAGGAAAATCAAGATTTCACAGAAAAACTCCCATGTGAGATAGCAGAAAAGGATGTAGTCCACCTAGATGAAACTGTAGTTGGAGATTCTCAGATCAAAATGATTTCTGACAGTTCACCATCAGCAAAAATAGACACAGCATTGAATTCCCAAAGTGCCAGTGTttcaggaaaaaagaagaagaaaaaaaggaaaaataaacagaaacaaaagcaGAGCTCCGATGAAAAAGCAGTTCGTTCAGAAATTGGGGATGAGAATGAAAACCAGCTCGCAGAGAGCAGTTCAGTTCAGACAGTAGAGGAAAACTCAGTATGTTCAGAAGAAGCACCCATAAATGAGAAAGTACCAGATAACAGGAATGTTGATGAAAACATAGAGCTGATGCACAAAGAAGCAGAATCTCTAGAACTACAAAGACCTAATACCGGCCCTGGATCAATCAGTAATCAGACTGATTGCATGAGCAGCGCCGATTTTTTCCGAACTGCGGACTCCGTAAAGGAAATTAAGATTGACGTCCCTGCTTACGACGATCCGCTGGAAAGAACTACTGAAGAGTTAAATGCCTCTATTGGCAAATACAAAATCTTAAGCAACAATGGTGATGCTGAGCTGAAAGACATTGTTGCCGTCTGTGCTGATTTTCCTGAATCTGGTTTTGAGGTAAGACCTGAGAAAGAGGAAACTGACACTACCTCAGATGTAGTGGAAATGGAAACAGTTGATGGGATGATTCACCTTGATAAAACATACGCCCTTGCCGAAACATCCACAGTCACGCAGCTGGATGACGCTGTAATTACAAATGAAGTATCCGAAGAGGGGCAAGAAATagccacagacacacagctggATGATGCTTTAGTTACAGATGAAATGCATGAAGAGGGGCAAGAAACATCCACAGTCGCACAGCTGGATGACGCTGTAATTACAAATGAAGTATCTGAAGAGGGGCAAGTAATATCCACAGTCACACAGCTGGATGACGCTGTAATTACAAATGAAGTATCCGAAGAGGGGCAAGTAATATCCACAGTCACACAGCTGGATGACGCTGTAATTACAAATGAAGTATCCAAAGAGGGGCAAGTAATATCCACAGTCACACAGCTGGATGATGCTTTAGTTACAGATAAAGTACACAAACTGGAGCAGGATACTTCCACAGTCACACAGCTGGATGACGCTGTAATTACAAATGAAGTATCTGAAGAGGGGCAAGAAACATCCACAGTCACACAGCTGGATGATGCTTTAGTTACAGATAAAGTACCTGAATTGGAGCAGGATTCTTCCACAGTCACACAGCTGGATGGCGTTTTAGTTACAGATGAAGTGCCTGAACAGGGGCAAGAAAtatccacagacacacagctggATGATGCTTTAGTTACAGATGAAATACCTGAAGAGAGTCAAGAAATATCCACAGTCACACAGCTAGATGATGCTTTAGTTACAGATGAAATGCATGAAGAGGGGCAAGAAACATCCACAGTCACACAGCTGGATGACGCTGTAATTACAAATGAAGTATCCGAAGAGGGGCAAGAAATATCCACGGTCACACAGCTGGATGATGCTTTAGTTACAGATAAAGTACCCGAATTGGAGCAGGATACTTCCACAGTCACACAGCTGGATGGTGTTTTAGTTACAGATAAAATACCTGAAGAGAGGCAAGAAATATCCACAGTCACACAGCTGGATGGTGTTTTAGTTACAGATAAAATACCTGAAGAGAGGCAAGAAATTTCCACAGTCACACAGCTGGATGGTGTTTTAGTTACAGATGAAGTGCCTGAAGAGGAGCTCGAAACATCTGCAGTTACACAGCTGAATGAGGCTGTAGTTGCAGATAAAGTACCTGAAAAGGAGCAAGAAACATCTGCAGTCAAACAGCTGGATGATGGTTTAGTTACAGCTGAAGTACCTGAAGAGGAGCAAGAAACATATAAAGAGACACAGCTGGATGACACTGTAGTTACAGATGAAGCACCCAAATTGGAGCAAGAAACATCCACAGGCACACAGCTGGATGACGTTTTATTTACAGCTGAAGTGCCTGAAGTGGAGCTAGAAACATCTGCAGTTACACAGCTGAATGAGGCTGTAGTTGCAAATAAAGTAGCTGAAAAGGAGCAAGAAACATCTGCAGTCAAACAGCTGGATGATGGTTTAGTTACAGCTGAAGTACCTGAAGAGAAGCAAGAATCACAGGAACCAACACAAATAGATCAGGAATTCAAAGTAGAACAGGATGAAGGTGAGGTAGAGTATGGAGAATCTTTTGAGTGTCATCAAGAACACAATAACATTCCTGACCACAAGgtacagacagatgaacagaatGTCTCAGCAGAGATAGCGGGTGTAACTGCAGAGCAGATAGCCACAACAGGGGGAAATCAGAACGAAAGTCAGCAACACTCTTTAACAGGATATGAGGAACAAGGACCTGAAGGCTGCGAAGAAACGGGGCATTTTGAGCACAGTGAAAGAGCCAAGCAGGAAACAAGTCCTAACGATCTGCTTCCTGAGACACGAGAGTTAGATGAGGTGGCTGATGATGTTGTTCTGCAAGAAGCAGGTCAGAATATGAGAGAGCAGGAAGTCAGTGAAGTCAAAGAGGGTACGTCTGAAACAAACAAGGAGGATGCAAAAAGTGGCTCCAAAAAGGAAAGCAAGAAAGGGAAGGGGAAGAGTAAAGAGGACTGCAAAATGTCCTAA